One genomic region from Pseudomonas hormoni encodes:
- a CDS encoding alpha/beta fold hydrolase has product MYARFFSTAVFLAALLFGLPSFAASRCDVNVPTEHADLAQVSLAYQSIGRASDPALLLVMGLGGQLIHWPDEVVVALCQQGFRVIRYDNRDVGLSTWRQAPVDANLTFEVLRYKLGLPVAAPYSLTDMADDALGLMDALHVEQFHVLGASMGGMIAQHMAAMAPQRIESLTLIMTSSGAEGLPAPNEALVQLLSRRGAPNREVALEQQADLLAALGSPTVSDDRQVLLHQAALSYDRAFNPEGVKRQIMAILAEPSRVALLNQLRVPTLVVHGTADPLLPVMHGVHLAAHIRGSQLKLIPGLAHRFQEAFKAPLLGAVLPYLQAHREDTSHWAQIDPVVEHNLL; this is encoded by the coding sequence ATGTATGCACGATTTTTTTCGACAGCGGTTTTCCTGGCCGCGTTGTTGTTTGGCCTGCCGTCCTTTGCGGCTTCTCGATGCGATGTCAATGTTCCGACCGAACACGCCGATCTGGCGCAGGTGAGCCTGGCGTATCAGAGCATCGGCCGTGCCTCGGATCCGGCACTGCTGCTGGTGATGGGCCTCGGCGGGCAGTTGATTCACTGGCCGGACGAGGTGGTGGTCGCGCTGTGTCAGCAGGGCTTTCGGGTGATTCGATATGACAATCGCGATGTCGGCCTGTCCACCTGGCGACAGGCGCCTGTCGACGCCAATCTTACGTTCGAAGTGCTGCGTTACAAACTCGGTTTGCCCGTGGCTGCACCTTATTCGCTGACGGATATGGCAGACGATGCCCTTGGATTGATGGATGCCTTGCACGTCGAGCAATTCCACGTGCTGGGCGCCAGCATGGGCGGGATGATCGCCCAGCACATGGCGGCCATGGCGCCGCAGCGGATTGAAAGCCTGACGCTGATCATGACCAGTTCCGGCGCTGAAGGTTTGCCGGCGCCCAATGAGGCCTTGGTGCAGTTGCTCTCGCGCCGTGGTGCACCGAACCGCGAAGTGGCGCTGGAGCAGCAGGCTGACTTGCTCGCGGCGCTGGGCAGCCCGACGGTGAGCGATGATCGGCAGGTGTTGTTGCATCAGGCGGCGCTGTCTTATGACCGGGCGTTCAACCCGGAAGGCGTGAAGCGCCAGATCATGGCGATCCTCGCCGAGCCGAGTCGGGTGGCGTTGCTCAACCAGTTGCGAGTGCCGACGCTGGTGGTTCATGGCACTGCCGATCCGTTGTTGCCGGTGATGCATGGGGTGCATTTGGCAGCGCATATCCGTGGCAGTCAGTTGAAGCTGATTCCGGGGTTGGCTCATCGTTTTCAGGAGGCGTTTAAAGCGCCGTTGCTTGGGGCGGTGTTGCCTTATTTGCAGGCTCATCGCGAAGACACTTCGCATTGGGCGCAGATCGATCCTGTGGTTGAACACAATCTTCTTTAA
- the metE gene encoding 5-methyltetrahydropteroyltriglutamate--homocysteine S-methyltransferase: MALAHTLGFPRIGADRELKKALESYWKGDLDQDALKSIGRQLRATHWQVQKDAGIDLLPVGDFAWYDQVLTHSLTFGVIPERFDSAKNANGLPTLDTLFAMARGATAACCGGEHTKAQYAQELTKWFDTNYHYLVPEFSADQQFKLSWEQLFDEVDEATTLGHNVKPVIIGPLTYLWLGKAKGNDFDKLDLLERLLPIYGEILGRLAAQGVEWVQIDEPILTLDLPQEWKNAFERAYHILQYSPLKKLVATYFSGLQDNLGLAVGLPVQGLHIDAVRAPDQLLHVLDRLPTYKILSVGLVNGRNVWRCELEPVLAQLQFAQERFGDNLWVSSSCSLLHSPVDLEREDKLDPELKSWLAFAVQKCGEIAVLRDALNDPQSPKVQAALAESRAIQASRAESPRIHKAEVQARINAIGAADSQRHSPFAKRIEQQRTRLKLSAFPTTTIGSFPQTGSIRLARQAFKQGKLSANDYTDAMHSEIRHAVQVQERLGLDVLVHGEAERNDMVEYFAEQLDGYLFTRFGWVQSYGSRCVKPAIIYGDLSRPNAMTVDWITYAQSLTDKVMKGMLTGPVTMLMWSFPREDVSRKVQAQQLALALRDEVVDLENAGIKIVQIDEAAFREGLPLRRAQWKEYLDWAVEAFRLSASGVRDETQIHTHMCYSEFNDVIEAIAAMDADVITIETSRSDMELLEAFEAFDYPNDIGPGVYDIHSPRVPDTAEMVKLMSKAVQRIPAERLWVNPDCGLKTRAWPETEAALVNMVAAARQLRSQLA; encoded by the coding sequence ATGGCTCTGGCCCACACACTTGGTTTTCCGCGCATCGGCGCTGATCGTGAATTGAAAAAAGCCCTCGAATCCTACTGGAAGGGCGATCTTGATCAGGACGCGCTGAAAAGCATCGGTCGCCAACTGCGCGCCACCCACTGGCAAGTGCAGAAAGACGCCGGCATCGACCTGTTGCCGGTCGGCGACTTCGCCTGGTACGACCAGGTGCTGACCCACTCCCTGACCTTCGGTGTGATCCCGGAGCGTTTCGACAGCGCCAAGAACGCCAACGGCCTGCCGACGCTGGACACGCTGTTCGCCATGGCCCGTGGGGCAACTGCAGCCTGCTGCGGCGGCGAACACACCAAGGCGCAATATGCACAGGAATTGACCAAGTGGTTCGATACCAACTACCACTACCTGGTCCCGGAATTCAGCGCTGACCAGCAGTTCAAACTGAGCTGGGAACAGCTGTTCGACGAAGTCGACGAAGCCACGACCCTCGGCCACAACGTCAAACCGGTGATCATCGGCCCGCTGACTTACCTGTGGCTGGGCAAGGCCAAAGGCAATGACTTCGACAAACTCGACCTGCTGGAACGCCTGCTGCCGATCTACGGCGAAATCCTCGGCCGCCTCGCCGCGCAAGGCGTCGAATGGGTGCAGATCGACGAGCCGATCCTGACCCTCGACCTGCCGCAAGAATGGAAAAATGCGTTCGAACGCGCTTACCACATCCTTCAATACTCGCCGCTGAAAAAGCTGGTGGCGACCTACTTCAGTGGCCTGCAAGACAACCTCGGTCTGGCCGTCGGTTTGCCAGTACAAGGTTTGCACATCGATGCGGTGCGCGCCCCGGACCAACTGCTCCACGTGCTCGATCGTCTGCCGACCTACAAGATTCTCTCGGTGGGCCTGGTCAACGGCCGCAACGTCTGGCGTTGCGAACTGGAGCCGGTGCTCGCACAACTGCAATTCGCCCAGGAACGCTTTGGCGACAACCTGTGGGTCAGCAGTTCCTGCTCGCTACTGCACAGCCCGGTGGACCTGGAGCGTGAAGACAAGCTCGATCCGGAACTGAAAAGCTGGCTGGCGTTTGCTGTGCAGAAGTGTGGCGAAATCGCTGTGCTGCGTGATGCGCTTAACGACCCGCAATCGCCCAAGGTGCAAGCCGCACTGGCCGAGAGCCGTGCGATTCAGGCCAGCCGTGCCGAGTCTCCGCGTATCCATAAAGCTGAAGTGCAAGCCCGCATCAACGCCATCGGTGCAGCCGACAGCCAGCGCCACTCGCCGTTTGCCAAACGCATCGAACAACAACGTACGCGGCTGAAGTTGTCGGCGTTTCCGACCACCACCATCGGTTCGTTTCCGCAGACCGGTTCGATCCGTCTGGCGCGTCAGGCGTTCAAGCAAGGCAAGCTGTCGGCCAACGATTACACCGACGCCATGCACAGCGAAATCCGCCACGCCGTGCAAGTCCAGGAACGCCTGGGCCTGGACGTGCTGGTGCACGGTGAAGCCGAACGCAACGACATGGTCGAGTATTTCGCCGAGCAGCTGGACGGATACCTGTTCACCCGGTTTGGCTGGGTGCAGAGCTACGGTTCCCGTTGCGTGAAGCCGGCGATCATCTACGGCGACCTGAGCCGTCCGAACGCCATGACCGTCGACTGGATCACCTATGCGCAGAGCCTGACCGACAAGGTCATGAAAGGCATGCTCACCGGTCCGGTGACCATGCTGATGTGGTCGTTCCCGCGGGAAGACGTCTCGCGCAAAGTCCAGGCGCAGCAGTTGGCGTTGGCCCTGCGTGACGAGGTGGTGGACCTGGAAAACGCCGGTATCAAGATCGTGCAGATCGACGAAGCGGCGTTCCGTGAAGGTTTGCCGCTGCGTCGGGCACAGTGGAAGGAATATCTGGATTGGGCGGTGGAAGCGTTCCGCTTGAGCGCCTCCGGTGTGCGCGACGAAACCCAGATCCACACCCACATGTGCTACAGCGAATTCAACGATGTGATCGAGGCCATCGCGGCGATGGATGCGGACGTGATCACCATCGAAACCTCGCGTTCGGACATGGAATTGCTGGAGGCCTTCGAAGCGTTCGATTACCCGAACGACATTGGTCCGGGTGTGTATGACATTCACTCGCCACGGGTGCCGGACACGGCGGAGATGGTCAAGTTGATGAGCAAGGCCGTGCAGCGGATTCCGGCGGAACGGTTGTGGGTGAACCCGGATTGCGGTTTGAAGACCCGGGCGTGGCCGGAGACGGAGGCGGCGTTGGTGAACATGGTGGCGGCGGCGCGGCAGTTGCGTAGTCAGTTGGCTTAA
- a CDS encoding DsbA family oxidoreductase, whose product MSAPLKIDFVSDVSCPWCVVGLYGLTRALDLLGDEVQAEIRFQPFELNPKMSPEGQNITEHITEKYGSTPEQSQKNREMIRARGAEVGFTFRTDGNSRIYNTFDAHRLLYWAGLEGLQFNLKEALFKAYFTDGGNPSDHGQLAQVAQSVGLDRQRAEAILASDEFAKEVREEEQLWLSRGVSSVPTVVFNGQYAVSGGQPVETFVGAIRQIMSEAKGGTVS is encoded by the coding sequence ATGAGTGCTCCCCTGAAAATCGATTTCGTCAGCGACGTGTCCTGCCCCTGGTGCGTCGTCGGCCTGTATGGCCTGACCCGCGCTCTGGATTTGCTGGGTGACGAAGTCCAGGCAGAGATCCGTTTCCAGCCGTTCGAGCTGAACCCGAAGATGAGCCCCGAAGGGCAGAACATCACCGAACACATCACCGAGAAATACGGTTCAACCCCGGAGCAATCGCAAAAGAACCGCGAAATGATTCGCGCGCGCGGCGCCGAAGTCGGCTTTACCTTTCGCACGGACGGTAACAGTCGCATCTACAACACCTTCGATGCTCACCGCTTGTTGTACTGGGCGGGGCTGGAAGGGTTGCAGTTCAATCTGAAGGAGGCGCTGTTCAAAGCGTATTTCACCGACGGCGGCAATCCTTCCGACCATGGTCAGTTGGCGCAGGTCGCGCAAAGCGTTGGTCTGGACCGGCAGCGGGCCGAGGCGATCCTTGCGTCGGACGAGTTCGCCAAGGAGGTGCGGGAGGAGGAACAGCTGTGGCTGTCCCGTGGCGTCAGTTCGGTGCCGACCGTTGTCTTCAACGGGCAGTACGCGGTCAGTGGCGGACAGCCGGTGGAAACCTTTGTCGGGGCGATTCGGCAGATCATGAGCGAAGCGAAGGGCGGGACGGTGAGTTGA
- a CDS encoding GNAT family N-acetyltransferase has translation MWIERLDASHALDYRALMLEAYDLHPQAFTSSVRERATMPLSWWESRLTSKLDVLFGAFEEGQLAGIVGLAFEPREKARHKATLFGMYVSGKVRQRGLGYQLVQAVLAEAQTHKGLRLIQLTVTAGNEAAFNLYQRCGFIQFGLEPMALRVGEDYFDKIHMWREITPGT, from the coding sequence ATGTGGATTGAGCGACTTGATGCCAGCCATGCTCTGGACTATCGGGCGTTGATGCTCGAAGCCTACGACTTGCATCCTCAGGCGTTCACCTCCAGCGTGCGCGAGCGCGCCACGATGCCGCTGAGCTGGTGGGAGTCGCGCCTGACCAGCAAGCTGGATGTGCTGTTCGGCGCGTTTGAGGAAGGGCAATTGGCGGGCATCGTCGGCCTCGCCTTCGAACCTCGTGAAAAGGCCCGGCACAAGGCGACGCTGTTTGGCATGTATGTGTCCGGCAAGGTTCGTCAGCGCGGGCTCGGTTATCAACTGGTGCAGGCGGTATTGGCCGAGGCACAAACCCACAAGGGCCTGAGGCTGATTCAGCTGACAGTCACCGCCGGCAACGAAGCGGCGTTCAACCTCTACCAGCGATGCGGCTTCATCCAGTTCGGCCTGGAGCCGATGGCGCTGCGAGTAGGCGAGGACTACTTCGACAAGATCCACATGTGGCGGGAGATCACCCCAGGAACTTGA
- the metR gene encoding transcriptional regulator MetR, whose amino-acid sequence MLEIRHLKTLHALREADSLVDAADRLHLTQSALSHQFKELEERMGMPLFVRKTKPVRFTSAGLRLLQLADATLPLLRGAERDIARLAGGTAGRLHMAIECHSCFQWLMPTIDQFRDAWPEVELDLASGFSFAPLPALARGDLDLVVTSDPLEIAGITYVPLFTYEAMLAVANQHRLASKAYIVPEDLLTETLITYPVERDRLDIFTRFLEPADIEPAQVRTSELTVMMMQLVASGRGVCGMPHWALHEYSSRGYVKAKRLGEKGLFATLYAGIRADMLDAPYMRDFLLTAKDTSFSTLDGVSAVR is encoded by the coding sequence GTGCTTGAAATCCGTCACCTGAAGACCCTGCACGCCTTGCGCGAAGCCGATAGCCTGGTCGATGCCGCCGACCGTCTGCACCTGACCCAATCGGCCCTGTCCCACCAGTTCAAGGAGCTGGAAGAGCGCATGGGTATGCCGTTGTTCGTGCGCAAGACCAAACCGGTGCGGTTCACCAGCGCCGGTTTGCGCCTGCTGCAACTGGCCGATGCCACCCTGCCGTTGCTGCGCGGTGCCGAGCGCGATATCGCGCGGCTGGCGGGTGGCACCGCGGGGCGTTTGCACATGGCAATCGAGTGCCACAGTTGCTTCCAGTGGCTGATGCCGACCATCGACCAGTTCCGCGATGCCTGGCCGGAAGTCGAACTGGACCTGGCCTCGGGCTTCTCTTTCGCGCCGCTGCCGGCCCTGGCCCGTGGCGATCTGGATCTGGTGGTGACCTCCGATCCGCTGGAAATCGCCGGCATCACCTATGTGCCGCTGTTCACTTATGAAGCGATGCTCGCCGTGGCCAATCAGCACCGTTTGGCGAGCAAGGCGTATATCGTGCCGGAAGATCTGCTTACGGAAACACTGATCACTTACCCGGTGGAGCGTGATCGGCTGGACATCTTCACCCGCTTCCTCGAACCGGCCGACATCGAACCGGCCCAGGTCCGCACCTCGGAACTGACGGTGATGATGATGCAACTGGTGGCCAGCGGCCGCGGCGTGTGCGGCATGCCGCATTGGGCACTGCATGAATACAGCTCACGGGGCTATGTGAAGGCCAAGCGGCTGGGTGAGAAAGGGTTGTTTGCGACGTTGTACGCGGGGATCCGCGCGGACATGCTGGATGCGCCGTATATGCGTGATTTTCTGCTGACGGCGAAGGACACGTCGTTTTCGACCCTGGATGGGGTCAGCGCGGTTCGCTGA